A single region of the Winslowiella toletana genome encodes:
- a CDS encoding type I secretion system permease/ATPase, protein MKTHPQFEPWLQAMLIVAKHYRLDFSQEHVRVTISHESQSPRQLVLEDMARQLGLGLRIVPADSALLDPWRLPLLAEFTGGQIAVINRMDKDGNVCLQFSGDGGLETVLTREELGTRLKMLVVLRPLESTPDARVDDYIKPYEKNWFWQLALKDWRRYSDIMLVALAANVLALSGMVFSMQVYDRVVPSQSEATLWVLFGGVMLAIFFEFIMRMLRVHISDVIGKRADLRISERVFAHAMRIKNGARSKSTGSFIAQIRELESVRELITSTTIAAISDLPFFLLFVFILWMIGGPLVLVVLLAVPLLLIPGLLVQRPLGRLSSEGMRESAIRNATLVEAVQGLEDIKLMRAEQRFQNQWNNTSDVAASVGMKQRWLTGLLLTWTQEVQSIVYAVVLLVGCYLVIAGDMTTGALVGTSILASRTIAPLAQISGVLSRWQSAKVARKGLDDLMQRPIDEPQRGKKVHKAHLRGNYQLEDLGFYYDEEEKLNVLNISRLQIKAGEKIALLGRNGSGKSTLLQLLAGMQEPQQGSILLDDISLSHLDPADVRRDMQLLSQQARLFFGSVRDNIMLGNPLATDEEIHHALTISGALDFVRKQKMGLNYVISEGGAGLSGGQRQALLLARALLTSPNILLLDEPTAWLDEVSEKQFIHHLNNWLGKQRTLVVATHRLPILELVDRIIVLDNGRIVMDGPRDAILREHGMTPQKPAPKAPQRTVTMKKEPPAKTTSERGTV, encoded by the coding sequence ATGAAGACTCATCCGCAGTTTGAACCCTGGCTTCAGGCCATGCTCATCGTTGCTAAACACTATCGCCTCGACTTTTCTCAGGAACATGTTCGGGTCACTATCAGTCATGAAAGTCAGTCGCCTCGTCAGTTGGTACTGGAAGATATGGCGCGTCAACTCGGCCTCGGATTACGCATCGTACCGGCGGATAGCGCACTGCTCGATCCCTGGCGTTTACCGCTGTTGGCGGAATTTACCGGCGGACAAATCGCGGTCATCAACCGCATGGATAAAGACGGCAACGTTTGCCTGCAATTCAGCGGCGACGGCGGCCTTGAAACCGTATTAACACGTGAAGAGCTGGGCACGCGACTCAAAATGTTGGTGGTGCTGCGCCCATTGGAGTCCACTCCGGATGCACGCGTTGATGACTATATTAAACCGTATGAGAAAAACTGGTTCTGGCAACTGGCGCTGAAAGACTGGCGTCGGTACAGCGATATTATGCTGGTCGCGCTGGCGGCTAACGTACTGGCGCTGTCAGGAATGGTTTTCTCCATGCAGGTGTATGACCGCGTGGTGCCATCGCAGTCTGAAGCAACATTGTGGGTATTGTTCGGCGGCGTAATGCTGGCGATTTTTTTTGAATTTATTATGCGCATGCTGCGCGTGCATATTTCTGATGTAATCGGTAAACGTGCCGATCTGCGTATCTCTGAACGCGTCTTCGCTCATGCCATGCGCATTAAAAACGGTGCGCGTTCGAAATCCACCGGTTCGTTTATCGCCCAGATCCGCGAACTGGAATCGGTGCGTGAACTGATCACGTCCACCACCATCGCGGCGATATCGGACCTGCCGTTCTTCCTGCTGTTTGTGTTTATTCTGTGGATGATCGGTGGGCCGCTGGTATTGGTGGTTCTGCTGGCGGTGCCGCTGCTGCTTATCCCCGGACTGTTGGTTCAGCGGCCGCTGGGCAGGCTCTCAAGTGAAGGAATGCGCGAATCGGCAATCCGTAACGCCACGCTGGTTGAGGCGGTGCAGGGCCTTGAAGACATCAAACTGATGCGTGCAGAGCAACGTTTTCAGAATCAATGGAATAATACCAGTGACGTAGCGGCCAGTGTGGGAATGAAACAGCGCTGGCTGACCGGATTACTGCTTACCTGGACGCAGGAAGTTCAGTCCATCGTCTATGCGGTGGTGCTGCTTGTTGGCTGCTATCTGGTGATTGCCGGTGATATGACCACCGGCGCACTGGTGGGCACCTCGATCCTTGCCTCACGCACCATTGCGCCGCTGGCGCAAATTTCCGGCGTGCTGTCACGTTGGCAGTCGGCGAAAGTAGCGCGTAAAGGGCTGGATGATTTGATGCAGCGGCCAATCGATGAGCCGCAACGCGGCAAAAAAGTCCATAAAGCGCATCTGCGCGGTAATTATCAGCTTGAAGATCTCGGGTTTTATTACGATGAAGAAGAGAAGCTGAATGTACTGAATATCTCACGCCTGCAAATCAAGGCCGGTGAAAAAATTGCGCTGCTGGGCCGCAACGGTTCAGGAAAAAGTACCTTGTTACAGCTGCTGGCCGGTATGCAGGAGCCGCAGCAGGGCAGCATTCTGCTGGATGATATTTCTCTCAGTCATCTTGACCCGGCGGACGTACGCCGTGATATGCAGTTACTCAGCCAGCAGGCGCGGCTGTTCTTTGGTTCGGTGCGGGACAACATTATGTTGGGCAACCCACTGGCAACCGATGAAGAGATTCATCATGCGCTGACTATCAGCGGTGCGCTGGATTTTGTGCGTAAGCAGAAAATGGGGCTTAACTATGTCATTAGTGAAGGCGGTGCCGGATTGTCTGGCGGGCAGCGTCAGGCACTGTTGCTGGCCCGTGCGCTATTGACCTCGCCGAATATTCTGCTGCTTGACGAACCGACGGCCTGGCTGGATGAGGTCAGTGAGAAGCAGTTTATCCATCATCTGAATAACTGGCTCGGTAAGCAGCGCACACTGGTGGTGGCAACCCATCGCCTGCCGATTCTCGAACTGGTAGACCGCATCATCGTGCTGGATAACGGCCGCATAGTCATGGACGGGCCGCGTGATGCCATTTTACGTGAGCACGGTATGACGCCGCAGAAACCCGCGCCGAAAGCGCCGCAGCGTACCGTGACAATGAAGAAAGAGCCGCCGGCGAAAACCACTTCAGAGCGAGGAACGGTATGA